The segment GACATTTCATTATCATATCAAGCAAAAACTTTAACAATTTGTTTGCCTTCAACTTCAATAACTTTTGTTAATGTTGCATCAAAAATTGAACCAAAACTTGAACCAATAATATCAGTTGAAACAATTGGATCTTCATTATAAGCAAATGATTCGCTACTATGTTTTTTCATTGCTGCATTAACTTGTTCAACAGTAACATTTTTCTTTAATTCAATTGTTAAATCAACAATTGAACCAGTAATGATTGGAACCCGCATTGCTGAACCATCTAGTTTTCCTTTAACAGAAGGGATAACTAAACCAATAGCTGTAGCAGCACCTGTAGCTGCAGGAACAATATTAGACATAGCACTACGTCCTCTTCTGAAATCTGAATGTTCTAAGTCTAGTAAACGTTGGTCATTGGTTGCAGCATGAACTGTTGTCATTCATCCTTTAATAATTCCAAATTCTGATTCTAGAGCATGAACAACAGGAGCAAGACAATTAGTAGTACATGAAGCACCAGAAATAATATTATCAGTACTTTTTAGAATATCATGGTTAACATTATAAACAATAGTTTTTAAGTCTCCCTTAGCTGGTGCTGAAATCACAACTTTTTTAGCTCCAGCATCAATATGTGCTTGTGCTAATTCTTTTGTTGTAAAACGTCCAGTTGCTTCAATTACGATATCAACAGCATTGGCTTTTCATGGTAATGCTTTTGGGTCTTTTTCTTGACAAACTTTAATTATTTTACCATCAACATTAATAGTATTTTTTGATTTGTCTGCTTTGATTTTTCCGTGTTTTCAAGTTCTATGTGCTGAATCATATTGTAATAGATATGCTAGGGCTTCTACATTTCCTAAATCATTGATAGCAACAATATCAATTTCTTTTTTGTCAAATAATTGACGGAAGGCAAGGCGGCCAATGCGCCCAAATCCATTAATTGCAATTTTAATTGCCATTATTAAGTCACTCCTTTTGTGTGTTTGTTTTTTATATTGATTAATGACTAGGTATATTATAAACAAATATTGTTAATATTTGTCATAAAATATGGATTTATTTATAAAACATTTATTTTATTAGTAAATTATTTCCTTTATTTTAATTATAGTTTTCATTATTTTATGTGGGAGATTGTCAAAAATCCGGAATAAATTAAATCGTTTTAGTCTTATTATATTTTAGACAAGAAATAATTTGGATTTTTATGAAATTGTAAATTTATCTTACTACTAATTTAAAAATATTACAATTAAAATACTCAATTTTATAAATTATAAAAATATTTTAATAATTTAATTAACATAAATATATAACAAAAATTCTTATTAACTTTTAATTTAATAAGTTTTTTTAATTTTTTATTTTAAAATAAGTAAAATTATGTTTTTAAATTTATTTGATTACATTTAAAAATAACCATTTTTATATAAATAAAAATACTATATGTTTTATTAACAATCATTTCTTTTAAAACATGTCAAATATTTGTTTCAGTAAAACAACCTATATTTCACTTTGCACCTTGATTTTCAATACCTTGTTTATTATTTTTAAAATATTGTTTTTTTAACTTTTTATGATTATCTAATTCTTTATATAAATAATCAATTAATTGTTCATATTGACCATTATTAATGAAATCTTTACAATTATTATATTCACTTCAATATTTTCCTTTATTTCCCGCCATTATACCAAGATATAATGTTCTAATTAAATGGAATTTATCTAAAACAAACTCAGCACCAAGATAATCAGCAACTTCTTTAATTCATCCAGCACTATCTCCACAAATAATTATTTTTGCTTGTTCAACATTTTCATAAAATTTTTGACAATGTTCTTTAACAAATTCAGCAGTTTTTTTAACTCCAATTGCTGTTCTTGTTGGTCTAATAATTGCTTTTACTCTTTTATTTTGTACTTTATGATTAATATTATCTGTATATGTTGTTATTACATAGAGTGTTTTATATCTTTACGTTTAAAATCTCAAAACTTTCGATGTCCATCATCAATTGCTACAAAAATAGGTTGATTTTTTTCTAATTTTACTTTTACTGGATTTGCTTCAATTACTTCTAAATTTTTAAAAACTCTATGAACAGTACTAACACTAATACCTGTTTTTTTACAAATAGCACAAATATCATGATATCTTTTTCCATCAGCAAAATATTCAATAATAGTTTGTTCAACATCTTCACCAATTCTTTTATATTTAGGTAATTCTAGTCATTCATCAACTAAACAAACACGAACT is part of the Spiroplasma endosymbiont of Lasioglossum villosulum genome and harbors:
- the gap gene encoding type I glyceraldehyde-3-phosphate dehydrogenase → MAIKIAINGFGRIGRLAFRQLFDKKEIDIVAINDLGNVEALAYLLQYDSAHRTWKHGKIKADKSKNTINVDGKIIKVCQEKDPKALPWKANAVDIVIEATGRFTTKELAQAHIDAGAKKVVISAPAKGDLKTIVYNVNHDILKSTDNIISGASCTTNCLAPVVHALESEFGIIKGWMTTVHAATNDQRLLDLEHSDFRRGRSAMSNIVPAATGAATAIGLVIPSVKGKLDGSAMRVPIITGSIVDLTIELKKNVTVEQVNAAMKKHSSESFAYNEDPIVSTDIIGSSFGSIFDATLTKVIEVEGKQIVKVFAWYDNEMSYVSQLVRTVIHLAKLK
- a CDS encoding UPF0236 family transposase-like protein, with product MNFNYKWNFREQYAKIDKLVLEHITKKWEKRDWRIFKTRDKKKYKIVDYQYRTRKIMYGLVTYKRRIYEYFDEKLQKWVRVCLVDEWLELPKYKRIGEDVEQTIIEYFADGKRYHDICAICKKTGISVSTVHRVFKNLEVIEANPVKVKLEKNQPIFVAIDDGHRKFWDFKRKDIKHSM